A single region of the Ascaphus truei isolate aAscTru1 chromosome 6, aAscTru1.hap1, whole genome shotgun sequence genome encodes:
- the KIF1B gene encoding kinesin-like protein KIF1B isoform X20, with protein MSGASVKVAVRVRPFNSRELGKDSKCIIQMQGNSTCILNPKNPKEPAKSFSFDYSYWSHTSQDDPCFASQNRVYNDIGKEMLQHAFEGYNVCIFAYGQTGSGKSYTMMGKQEETQAGIIPQLCEDLFEKINDNNEDDVSFSVEVSYMEIYCERVRDLLNPKNKGKPACAGAPLLGPYVEDLSKLAVTSYTDIADLMDAGNKARTVAATNMNETSSRSHAVFTIVFTQKKLDVDTNLSTEKVSKISLVDLAGSERADSTGAKGTRLKEGANINKSLTTLGKVISALAEVSKKKKKTDFIPYRDSVLTWLLRENLGGNSRTAMVAALSPADINYDETLSTLRYADRAKQIKCNAIINEDPNNKLVRELKDEVTRLKELLRAQGLGDIFDTSMGSLASSPSSCSLNSQVGLTSVTSIQERIMSTPGGEEAIERLKESEKIIAELNETWEEKLRKTEAIRMEREALLAEMGVAIREDGGTLGVFSPKKTPHLVNLNEDPLMSECLLYYIKDGITRVGQTETERRQDIVLSGAHIKEEHCIFRSERKPNREVIVTLEPCERSETYVNGKRVVQPVQLRSGNRIIMGKNHVFRFNHPEQARAEREKTPTAETPSEPVDWTFAQRELLEKQGIDMKQEMEKRLQEMEILYKKEKEEADLLLEQQRLDADSDSGDDSEKRSCEESWRLITSLREKLPPSKVQSIVKKCGLPSSGKKREPNKMYHIPQRRKLSKDSKWVTISDLKIQAVKEICYEVALNDFQHSRQEIEALAIVKMKELCAMYGKKDPNVQDSWRAVARDVWDTVGVGDERIEDVLAVGKGSTDVNDLKVHVDKLEDILHEVKNQNNMKDEEIRALRNKMLKMEKVLPLIGPLGERRVRESSIEGEKGIASEKCRAAGEEPEKEEQVSHMIENDPLFRRGRSQWMRQEQIKFKNLQQQEITKQLRRNNGPHHFIPPENRKPRFPFKSNPSHRSSWSPGTHIIITDEKVIEVKVPKEVEIKEQQEEVESEKQIWSPYSQSRNQHRIHQQNWGYSNNQQPHTARWRSNSLNGYQKGLRRQASGSSESLQSCDSYQTADVQNFQHQHPGLQQQQNWSTFHCGSREDGAYNSYHKQADRPHQYHQFVTPPRMRRQNSAPNLKSGRETTV; from the exons GTATTCTCAATCCAAAGAATCCTAAGGAGCCGGCTAAAAGTTTTAGCTTTGACTACTCTTACTGGTCTCACACCTCG CAAGACGACCCTTGCTTTGCATCCCAGAACCGCGTGTACAATGACATTGGGAAAGAGATGCTTCAGCACGCCTTTGAGGGCTACAACGTCTGCATCTTTGCTTACGGGCAGACTGGCTCTGGCAAGTCGTACACCATGATGGGCAAACAGGAGGAGACCCAGGCTGGCATCATACCTCAG CTCTGTGAGGATCTGTTTGAGAAAATCAATGACAACAACGAAGATGATGTTTCCTTCTCTGTGGAG GTCAGTTACATGGAAATTTACTGTGAGAGAGTCAGGGACCTGCTGAACCCCAAAAACAAAGGAAAACCTGCGTGTGCGGGAGCACCCCTGCTCGGCCCCTATGTGGAAGACCTGTCCAAACTGGCAGTCACCTCCTATACCGATATCGCTGACCTGATGGATGCAGGCAACAAGGCCAG GACGGTGGCTGCCACAAACATGAATGAGACCAGCAGCCGCTCCCATGCCGTCTTCACCATCGTCTTTACTCAAAAGAAACTTGATGTGGATACCAACCTCTCAACAGAGAAG GTCAGTAAGATTAGCCTGGTAGACTTGGCTGGGAGCGAGCGAGCCGATTCCACAGGAGCAAAGGGAACTCGGCTAAAG GAAGGAGCCAATATCAACAAGTCCCTGACCACCCTTGGCAAAGTCATCTCCGCACTCGCAGAGGTG agcaaaaagaagaaaaagacggACTTCATTCCCTACCGAGATTCCGTACTGACGTGGCTTCTTCGTGAGAACTTGG GTGGCAATTCTAGGACTGCGATGGTTGCAGCTCTGAGTCCAGCTGACATAAACTATGATGAGACTTTGAGCACCCTAAG GTACGCAGACCGTGCAAAGCAGATCAAGTGCAATGCCATTATAAACGAGGACCCCAACAACAAACTGGTGCGGGAACTGAAAGATGAAGTAACGCGACTGAAAGAGCTGCTGCGTGCGCAGGGCTTGGGGGATATCTTTGACA CGTCCATGGGTTCCCTGGCGTCTTCCCCATCCTCCTGTTCCCTCAATAGTCAGGTGGGGTTGACGTCTGTGACTAGCATCCAGGAGAGAATCATGTCGACGCCCGGTGGGGAGGAGGCCATCGAGCGCCTTAAG GAATCTGAGAAGATTATTGCTGAGCTTAATGAGACCTGGGAAGAGAAACTACGAAAAACAGAGGCCATCCGCATGGAGAG GGAGGCTTTGCTTGCCGAGATGGGAGTCGCTATTCGAGAGGACGGTGGAACCTTGGGTGTCTTCTCACCAAAAAAG ACTCCACATCTCGTCAACCTTAATGAAGATCCTCTCATGTCAGAGTGCCTCCTGTATTACATTAAAGATGGAATCACCAG GGTGGGTCAGACGGAGACGGAGAGGCGTCAGGATATTGTGCTGAGCGGAGCTCATATTAAGGAAGAGCACTGCATATTCCGCAGCGAGAGGAAGCCCAACCGGGAAG TGATTGTGACCTTGGAGCCCTGTGAGAGGTCGGAGACTTACGTGAATGGGAAGCGAGTTGTGCAGCCAGTGCAGCTGCGCTCTG GGAATCGCATCATTATGGGAAAGAACCACGTGTTCCGTTTCAACCATCCCGAGCAGGCCCGGGCAGAGCGGGAGAAGACGCCTACTGCAGAGACACCTTCCGAGCCAGTGGACTGGACCTTCGCCCAACGTGAGCTGCTGGAGAAACAAGGCATTGATATGAAACAGGAGATGGAGAAAAG GCTTCAGGAGATGGAGATCTTATACAAGAAGGAGAAAGAGGAGGCCGATCTCCTTTTGGAGCAGCAGCGACTG GATGCGGACTCCGATAGTGGGGACGACTCCGAGAAGCGTTCGTGCGAAGAGAGCTGGCGCTTAATCACCTCGCTGCGGGAGAAACTTCCCCCGAGTAAAGTACAAAGCATCGTCAAGAAGTGCGGCCTCCCCAGCAGCGGCAAGAAACGGGAGCCAAATAAGATGTACCATATCCCTCAGCGCCGTAAGCTGAGCAAAGATTCCAAGTGGGTGACCATCTCTGACCTGAAGATCCAAGCCGTAAAGGAGATATGCTACGAAGTAGCGCTGAATGACTTTCAGCATAGCCGCCAGGAGATTGAAGCTCTTGCCATAGTCAAAATGAAGGAGCTCTGTGCCATGTATGGCAAGAAGGACCCTAACGTACAGGACTCATGGCGGGCTGTGGCTCGGGATGTCTGGGATACAGTGGGCGTAGGAGACGAGAGGATCGAGGATGTGCTGGCCGTTGGGAAGGGGTCCACGGATGTGAATGATCTGAAGGTTCACGTGGACAAGCTCGAAGACATACTGCATGAAGTGAAGAACCAGAACAACATGAAGGATGAAGAGATTCGAGCCTTAAGGAACAAGATGTTGAAAATGGAGAAGGTTCTACCTCTGATTGGGCCACTGGGGGAACGCAGAGTCCGAGAATCTAGCATCGAAGGTGAAAAGGGGATTGCAAGTGAGAAATGCAGAGCAGCAGGAGAGGAGCCGGAGAAGGAAGAGCAGGTTTCCCATATGATTGAGAATGACCCTTTGTTCCGTCGAGGGCGCTCCCAATGGATGAGACAGGAGCAGATCAAGTTTAAGAACCTCCAGCAGCAGGAAATCACCAAGCAGCTGCGCCGGAATAATGGCCCCCATCATTTCATCCCACCAGAGAACCGCAAGCCTCGTTTCCCCTTCAAGAGCAACCCCAGCCACAGGAGCTCCTGGAGCCCTGGCACTCACATCATCATCACTGATGAGAAAGTGATTGAGGTGAAAGTCCCCAAGGAGGTGGAAATCAAAGAACAACAAGAGGAGGTGGAATCAGAGAAGCAAATATGGAGCCCCTACAGCCAATCCCGCAACCAGCATCGGATCCACCAGCAAAATTGGGGTTACAGCAATAACCAACAACCCCATACTGCACGCTGGAGAAGCAATTCCTTGAATGGTTATCAGAAGGGACTTCGACGTCAAGCATCAGGTTCCTCTGAGTCCTTGCAATCTTGTGATTCATATCAGACTGCCGACGTGCAGAATTTTCAACACCAGCATCCCGGACTCCAGCAGCAGCAGAATTGGAGCACTTTCCATTGCGGTAGCAGAGAAGATGGAGCCTACAACTCATATCACAAGCAAGCTGACCGGCCCCATCAATACCACCAATTTGTTACTCCGCCACGCATGAGACGTCAGAACTCTGCTCCCAACCTGAAATCCGGCCGAGAAACCACTGTCTGA